A single Phoenix dactylifera cultivar Barhee BC4 chromosome 1, palm_55x_up_171113_PBpolish2nd_filt_p, whole genome shotgun sequence DNA region contains:
- the LOC103701633 gene encoding aldehyde dehydrogenase family 2 member B7, mitochondrial, which produces MAAARRLASSLLSRSLSASSPRSLTSLFRGDGTRASEFGVLHRFSTAVAVEEPITPPVQVQYTQLLINGQFVDAASGRTFPTLDPRTGEVIAHVAEGDVEDVNRAVAAARKAFDQGPWPRMTGYERSRILLRFADLIEKHNDEIAALETWDNGKPYEQAANVEIPMFARLMRYYAGWADKIHGLVVPADGPHHVQVLHEPIGVAGQIIPWNFPLLMYAWKVGPALACGNTIVLKAAEQTPLSALYVSKLLHEAGLPEGAINVIPGFGPTAGAALASHMEVDKLAFTGSTDTGKIVLELAARSNLKPVTLELGGKSPMIIMDDADVDHAVELAHFALFFNQGQCCCAGSRTFVHEKVYDEFVEKAKARALKRVVGDPFRKGVEQGPQIDEDQFNKILRYIKSGIDSGATLQAGGDRLGSKGYFIQPTIFSDVKDGMQIAQEEIFGPVQSILKFSDLNEVIRRANTTRYGLAAGVFTNNLDTANTLTRALRAGTVWINCFDVFDAAIPFGGYKMSGQGREKGIDSLKNYLQVKAVVTPLKNPAWL; this is translated from the exons ATGGCGGCTGCGCGAAGACTTGCGTCCTCCCTCCTTTCGCGATCTCTCTCCGCTTCTTCTCCTCGTTCTCTCACCTCCCTGTTTCGCGGAG ATGGAACACGTGCCTCCGAATTTGGGGTTCTTCATAGGTTTAGCACCGCAGTTGCCGTTGAAGAACCGATCACGCCACCAGTTCAAGTACAATACACACAGCTTCTGATCAATGGGCAATTTGTGGATGCGGCATCAG GTAGGACATTTCCAACATTAGATCCTAGGACTGGGGAAGTGATTGCCCATGTTGCTGAAGGAGATGTCGAAGATGTCAACCGTGCCGTTGCTGCTGCCCGCAAAGCATTTGATCAAGGACCGTGGCCTAGGATGACTGGCTAC GAAAGGTCACGCATACTTCTGCGGTTCGCGGATTTGATTGAGAAACATAATGATGAGATTGCAGCACTTGAGACTTGGGATAACGGGAAGCCTTATGAACAGGCTGCCAATGTAGAAATTCCAATGTTCGCTCGTCTAATGAGATATTATGCTG GTTGGGCAGACAAGATACATGGACTTGTTGTGCCAGCTGATGGTCCGCATCATGTGCAAGTCCTGCATGAGCCAATTGGTGTTGCAGGGCAGATTATCCCATGGAACTTTCCACTTCTTATGTATGCTTGGAAGGTTGGCCCAGCACTAGCATGTGGGAACACCATAGTATTGAAGGCTGCAGAGCAAACTCCTCTATCTGCTCTTTACGTCTCCAAACTGTTGCATGAG GCTGGGCTTCCCGAGGGTGCTATAAATGTAATCCCTGGATTTGGTCCAACTGCTGGTGCAGCTCTTGCGAGTCACATGGAAGTTGACAAG cTTGCTTTTACCGGATCAACTGATACTGGCAAGATCGTACTTGAATTGGCTGCAAGAAGCAATCTTAAGCCAGTGACATTAGAGCTTGGAGGCAAGTCCCCTATGATCATAATGGATGATGCCGATGTGGACCATGCAGTGGAACTTGCACATTTTGCTTTGTTCTTTAATCAG GGACAGTGCTGCTGTGCTGGGTCTCGTACATTTGTGCATGAAAAGGTGTATGATGAGTTTGTGGAGAAAGCAAAAGCTCGTGCTTTGAAGCGTGTTGTTGGTGACCCCTTCAGAAAGGGTGTTGAACAAGGTCCTCAG ATAGATGAGGATCAGTTCAACAAGATCCTGCGCTACATCAAATCTGGCATTGACAGTGGGGCCACTCTTCAAGCAGGAGGCGACAGATTAGGCAGCAAGGGTTACTTCATTCAGCCTACCATCTTCTCAGATGTGAAG GATGGAATGCAAATAGCACAAGAGGAGATCTTTGGGCCTGTTCAATCCATCTTAAAATTCAG TGATCTTAATGAGGTGATACGGAGGGCAAACACCACTCGTTACGGGCTGGCTGCTGGAGTTTTCACCAACAACTTGGACACTGCCAACACCTTGACGCGTGCCCTGAGAGCTGGAACAGTATGGATCAATTGCTTTGATGTCTTCGATGCTGCGATTCCTTTTGGTGGCTACAAGATGAGTGGGCaaggaagagaaaagggcaTCGATAGCCTCAAAAACTACCTACAGGTTAAGGCAGTTGTGACTCCATTGAAGAACCCTGCATGGTTGTGA
- the LOC103701716 gene encoding uncharacterized protein LOC103701716, whose product MKVLLWNCRGAGKPSFAPAFRRVVQQHNPDICVVLETRLSGQSLQKARRAVPRSWGFYSVESQGLSGGIIVTWAQGPCKVDIFHVCTQEVIMVISEGSMRPWVFAAVYASTDFRVRRILWEEVSQLISLDYPMLVAGDFNCITDPSEKMGGRPFTYERKITEFQDFLTSTGLIDLGFLGPRYTWCNNQQGRARVWERLDRAYGTAGWVQCYSDHRVSHLSRIASDHCPLLVGTDVHIPVRPPFRFKKMWLCYLRSWGMVREAWSTPVKGDAMYRVSRRLELTRRRLRRWNREEVGDIFRRIEEVEEAITRLQMQEAQGGPYGGGDGRVEVTSVIA is encoded by the coding sequence ATGAAGGTCCTTCTATGGAATTGCCGTGGCGCGGGAAAGCCTTCTTTCGCCCCGGCCTTTCGTAGGGTTGTGCAGCAGCACAATCCGGACATTTGTGTAGTATTGGAAACCCGGTTGTCGGGACAGAGCTTACAGAAGGCTAGGAGAGCGGTACCGAGGTCATGGGGATTCTACTCAGTGGAGTCTCAAGGGCTATCAGGAGGTATTATTGTTACATGGGCGCAGGGACCATGTAAAGTGGATATTTTCCATGTCTGTACCCAGGAGGTGATTATGGTTATTTCGGAGGGCAGTATGAGGCCTTGGGTATTTGCTGCGGTGTATGCCAGTACTGATTTCAGGGTGCGACGGATACTGTGGGAGGAGGTGTCTCAGCTGATCAGTTTGGATTATCCTATGTTAGTAGCAGGTGATTTTAACTGCATTACAGATCCCTCTGAAAAGATGGGGGGTAGACCGTTTACTTATGAGAGGAAGATTACGGAGTTTCAGGACTTTCTGACATCGACTGGATTGATAGATCTGGGATTCTTGGGCCCCAGGTATacttggtgcaataatcagcaGGGTCGGGCTAGAGTGTGGGAGCGACTTGACAGAGCTTATGGGACCGCTGGATGGGTTCAGTGCTATTCGGATCATCGGGTGAGCCATTTATCTAGGATAGCGTCTGATCATTGTCCTCTATTGGTGGGCACAGATGTACACATTCCAGTTCGACCCCCATTCAGATTTAAGAAGATGTGGCTATGCTATCTGCGGTCGTGGGGGATGGTGAGGGAGGCATGGAGTACACCAGTCAAGGGTGACGCTATGTACCGGGTGTCCCGGAGATTGGAGCTGACGAGGAGACGGTTGAGGAGGTGGAACCGTGAGGAGGTTGGAGACATCTTCAGGAGGATCGAGGAGGTAGAGGAGGCTATTACCAGATTACAGATGCAGGAGGCTCAGGGGGGGCCTTATGGAGGGGGAGATGGTAGAGTTGAGGTCACTTCTGTCATTGCATGA